GTGCGGCCCAGCCGCTCCAGCTCGGCACTCTCACGCTGGGTGTTCCCCCGCCCGAACCAGGCGGCCACCCGGCCTCGGAACCCCTCCCATGCCGCAGTCCCCGCCGCGGTCATCACCGCCGTCCCACCGGACATGGCCAGCGCGGTCAGCGCCTCGGACAGCATGCGCAGTCCCCCCTTGTCGACAACCGTGACCCCGACCGTACCGCGAGCCGGGCGCCGCGCCCAGGCGGATATTCAGGCAGCTACGCAGGCGAGCAAGGACAAGTGACCAGCCGTCAGCAATAGCTGCCAAATCGTCACCCTGAGGCGCCGGAGCCAGTAAAGGGTGTTGTGGGGCTGCCTGGTGCGGCCGGGCGCTCGCGACCACCAGGCGAGTGTCAGCATCGATGATGACCTGCGCGTCCGCCGAGAGTCGAGTCGGGACCGACGCGCCCAGCCGAGAGGGGCTCACCCCCATGGGGCAAGCGGTGATAGTTCACCCCCACTCAGTTCAAGATTAGGTGGTTCACCATGTTCAAGAGCCTGAAGTTGGCTTCTGTCGCACTGACCGGCGTCCTCGCAGCCACTGGTCTGACCGCGGTCACCGCGACCCCGGCCGCGGCGGCCTCGTCGTGCCCGTGGCCGTACGTGTGCTTCCTCGACTCCAACGAGAACGTCCTGACGATGTACAAGGACACCGGCTGGCAGACCACCAGCTCCAAGACCCGCAGCGCCCGCTGGGTCACCAACGCCCGCCACGACGACTGCGCTTACCTGAAATACGCCAGCGGATACGTCGACCAGATCCGCCCCGGCCAGACCTTCGGCCTCGGCTCCGGCGTCGTGGAGATCAACATCACCAACGGCTGCCCCTGAACCACGGGCGGCCGGGCGATTTGAATGCGGCCTTTGCCGTCAGAAGCCGTTGTAGTACCGAGAGGTTCGCTTGGCGGTCGAACGAGGGTTCCCGGTTGGGTGATCTTCCCGTGGTCGGGGCATGAAGGCAGGGGCCTTCCGAACAACTCGACTACCCGTAGGGAGGTCTTCGCGATCAGCTCCAGCCGGGGGCTGGTGGTAGGGGCCAGTCGGGCGGGACCGGCAGTGGATGGTCGGACGTGAGCGGGGGGTCGAGCGCGCGGCCGCTGAGCCAGCCGAGGAGGGCGTGGCCGGAGCCGGTGATGTTGGGGCCGGTCGGGGACAGGGTCCAGGATCGGCCGATGTCGAAGGCATTGACCCGGGCGACGGGCAAGCCGAGTGCGGCGAGGGCTGTGATGGTGTCGTCGAGTGCCCAGGTCACGTACGTGCTGGGCCAGTCGGTGGTGCGGTAGCCGGCGTTCAGGTCGACGTGGTGCGTTTCGAGTTCGCGCCAGCAGCGGTGGAGGGTGTACCAGGCCGGGTGCCGCCAGCCCGCCAGTGCCGTGACCAGGGTGTCCCAACGTTCCACGGGCATCGATGTGGCGTCTTCGGCCAGGTGTGCAAGGCGGCTGCGCAGGTCGGTGGCGAGTTCGGCCGCGGGGCGGTCGGCGCCTTCACGGACAGTACGGGCGAGCGACTTGGCGTCCGTCCTCGGGGCGCGTTCGATGCCGGTTCGGGCCACGGCGAGCAACCACCCATAGGCGTCGATGCTGCGGGCCAGGTGGGTGATGACGTGGCCGCGGGTCCAGCCGGCCAGCGTCGAGGGTGCACGCATCTCCAGGTCGGTCAGCGCGTCGAGGGTGGCGGTGATCCTGGCACCGGAGCGGGTGACTTCCTCGATTATGTCGAGCATGTTCGTACCGTAGTGGCGGGGTAGTCGTCGCCGAGCGTCGGACGGACCTGCGACGCGGGATATCGGCCCCTCAGCAGGCCTCCGACCGCCGTGATGCCTGCCGTGATGGCGCGTTCACCGACGTTGCCGAACCCCAGGATCAGCTGCACTGGCTCTGTCGCATGCGAAGAACGGCAGGTGCTCATTCCGTAGAGGCCCACGGATCGGGAGTGGGCGGCGGCGATGAGGTCTTGCTCGTCGGCCGGTCCGTGGAGGTGCGCCACCGCGTGGAAGCCCGCCGCGAGGCCGGTCACCCTGACCTCGGGGGCATGTTCGGCGAGCGCCGCCACCAGGGTCGTGCGCCGTGCCGCGTAGGTTGTCCGCATCCGGCGCAGGTGCCGGTCGAAGCGGCCGGACTCGATCATTCTCGCGAGGGCGAGCTGATCGAGTGTGGGCGACCCGCGGTCGTTCAGCTGCTTGTGCTCGATGATCAGCTCGGTGAGCGCGGGCGGGCAGAGCATCCACCCGATGCGCAGCGCGGGCGCGAGGGACTTGCTGACGGTGCCTATGGAGATCACGCGGTCGGCGGCGAGTCCTTGCAGGGCGCCCAGCGGCTCCCGATCGTAGCGGAATTCGGCGTCGTAGTCGTCCTCGATGACGACGGCGTCCCGGCTCCTGGCCCACTCGATCAGGGCGAGCCGCCGCTCGGGTGCCAGAGCGACACCGGTGGGCCACTGGTGCGCAGGGGTCATGACGACGGCGCGGGCGTCGGTCGCGGCGAGTGCCTGCACGTCGATGCCGCGCTCGTCGACCGGTACCGGGATCGCCGACAGGCCCGCCCAGGACGCGGCAGAGGAGATCGTGGCCGGTGAGCCGGGGTCTTCGTACGCCACCGTACGGACACCTGTCCGGGCCAGGGCGTGCAGGGCCAGACCGAGGCCCTGCGCGTAGCCGGAGCAGATCACGATCCGTTCCGGATCCGCTGCGGCGGCGCGCACCCGCCGCAGATATCCGGCCATGACCTCGCGCAGAGCCACATTGCCGCGCGGGTCTCCGTAATCAAGCGCCGCCGTCGGCATGGTGCGTGCCGCCTCGCGCGTGGCCCACAGCCAGTCGGCGAGCGGGAAGCTGCTCAAGTCCGGGACGCCCCACTTGAAGTCGGCCACCAGGCGTGGAGGTGCCGAGGGCGGTGACGTGGGCGCTGGCGGTGCGCCCGCGCCGGCGGCGACCCGGGTGGCTGAGCCGACGCGTGTCACGAGGTATCCCTCGGCTTGGAGCTGGGCGTAGCAGTCCTGCACCAGCCCGCGCGACAGCCCGAGCATCCGAGCGAGTTCACGGGAGGACGGCAGCCGTTCGCCGATCTGCAGCCGCCCGGTCCGGATCGCGTCCCGCAGCCGGAGTTCCAGCTGGGATCGCAGCGGCTCGCCGCTGTCCCGGTCGATGACCAGCAGCAGATCGGGTGACAGACCGGACCACTCCAGAGGCATGGAATTGGATCTTACTGGCGATCCGCTTGGCCTTTAGCTTCGTCGTGTGACCAAGATGATCAACTCTCGAGCTGAGGGCGCCGGTTCGCGGCCGCCGCTGGTGACGCGGCCCCTGCTGCTGCGCTTCGTCTCGGTCATCGGTGCCTCGACGAGCTTCTACCTGCTGTTGTCGGTCGTCCCCCTCTATGCCGAGGTGTGCGGAGGCCGTTATGCCGCGGGACTGGCCACGGGTGCGCTGATGCTGGCGACGGTCGGAGGCGGGCTGGCCACTCCCCGGTTCGTTGCCCGCTTCGGTTACCGCCTGGCGCTGGTGGCAGGGCTGGTCCTCCTCGGCACGCCCACGCTGGTGCTGACCGCTTCCGGGAGCACGGTTTGGATCACGGCGGTCTGTGTCGTGCGGGGTCTGGGCTTCGCGTTCACGGTCGTCGCGGGTGGCGCTTTGACGGCGTCGCTGATCCCGCCCGAGCGCCGTGGTGAGGGGCTGGCACTGGTTGGCATCATGTCCGGGGTTCCGTCGCTGGTGGCCCTGCCGCTGGGGGTGTGGCTGGTAGGGCACGTGGGGTACGTACCGGTCTGCATTGCCGGCGCAGTGGCCGCGCTGGCCGCTATCGTCTCGGTGCCGGGCCTGCCGGACCGCGAGCCAGCCTCGGGACGGTCGATCGGGGTGCTGGCCGGGTTCCGGACGGCCGCTCTTCTGCGGCCCGCCGTCGTCTTCTCGGCTACTGCGCTCGCTGCCGGAATCACCGTCACCTTCCTCCCCCTTGCCGTCCCGTCGGCTTCTACCGGAGTCGTCGCCATGGCCCTGTTCGTCCAGTCCGCGGCATCAACCGCGGCCCGCTGGGTCGCAGGCCGACACGGCGACCGGCACGGACCGGCCTCACTCGTCCTGCCCGGCCTTGTTGTCTCCGCCGCAGGGACGCTGCTCACCTCTCTGACCCACAGCCCGGTCGCCGTTGTCGTCGGCGTGGCCCTGTTCGGGGTCGGTTTCGGAGTCACCCAGAACGCCACGCTGACGCTGATGTACGCGCGTGTCCCCGTGTCCGGCTACGGCACCGTCAGCGCCCTGTGGAACTTCGCCTACGACGCGGGCATGGGCGTCGGCGCCGTCGGGTTCGGGGTGCTCGCAGGCCAGACCGGCTACCCATTGGCTTTCACCCTCACCGCCGCGCTGATGCTCACCGCCCTTGCCCCGGCCTGGCGCGACCGCCTGGCCAACGGCTCCCGTCGATGACCGGCGCAACCACACACGGCCGGGGCCAAGGCTCCACCACCAGCACTTGCCGACGCGATCCCGTCGACGAACTGACCGCATTCAGCAACGAGACCGGCCAACGGGCACTGGTCTCCCAAGAACAGGAGCGCACATGACCACGAACACCGTGACGGTGGCCATCCTCGGGCCGGGCGGTGTCGGTGGCCTGATCGGCGCGCTGCTCGCCCGCGACGGACACCGCGTCGTCTGCCTGGCCGGCGAGGAGACCACCGCCGTGCTGCGCCGCGAGGGCCTGCGAGTGCAGAGCACGCAGTACGGCGGCTTCACCACTCCGGTCGAAGCTGACACCTTGCTGCGCGAACCGGTCGACGTCACCTTCGTGACCGTCAAGCAGACCGCCCTGCCCGCCGCCCTCGACCGTGTTCCGCCGCAGGTCCTCGGCGACGGTATCGTCGTACCGCTGCTCAACGGACTCGACCACCTTGCAGCACTGCGCCGACACTATCCGGCCGGCCAGGTCGTGGCCGGAACCATCAGGGTCGAGGCCACCCGCACCTCGCCCGGACGCATCGCGCACACCAGCCCCTTCACCGCCCTCGAACTGGCCGCCCCGCTCGCCGACCTCGCATCCCACCTTCGGCACGCCGGCCTCGACGTGACCCTGCGCACCGACGAGAGCACGATGCTCTGGGACAAACTCTCCTTCCTCGCCCCGTTCGCCCTGCTGAGCACGCGCTACCAGTCCGCTGTGGGCGCCATCCGCGACGAGCGGCGGTCCGAACTGCTTGCCGTACTCGACGAAATCACTGCCGTGGCCCGCGCCGCGGGCACACCGGTGACCGCCGAGGCCGTGCTCTCCTTCTTCGACCGGGCCCCCGAGATGATGAAGTCGTCGATGCAGCGCGACGCGGAGAACGGCCACCCGATCGAGCTCGACGCCATCGGCGGGGCTGTCCTACGGGCCGCGGCCACTCACAGGATCGAGACCCCGATTACCGCACGTCTCGTCGCAGAGCTGGTTCCCACAGCAAATCAGTAGCAACACCTGCCCGTACCGACGGCGGCGGGGGGCACCTCGTCAAGTGCCGACAGTCCAAAGCCATACACAACACCCCGGCGTGTTCACCGCCCGCTTTCAGGAGACATGATGCAGCACTTCGTCCGACCCGACGGCACCCCTCCGGTCAACGGCTACAGCCATGCCGTGGCGTTCACGGGGCCGATGATCGCCGTCTCCGGACAGGTCCCGGTGGACGCCCACGGGCGGGTGGTGGGCGCGGGGGATACCGCGGCCCAGGTACGCCAGGTCTTCGCGAACCTGGTCACCGCGTTGGAGGCGGCGGGTGCCGCCATGGATTACGTGGTCAAACTGACGGTATTTCTGACCAACCTGGCCGATCTGGACACCTTCCGCCAGGTGCGCGACGAGTACCTGGACACGGCCCGCCCGCCAGCCTGCTCACTCGTCAAGGTCGCCGGGCTGGTCCATCCCGCGTTCCGGGTCGAGATCGACGCACTCGCAGTGCTACCCGCTGGGGCGTGAGCTCAGGGAAGACACGAGTCGATCACCGGACGCCGTTGTCCGGCATCTCCTGCCCGAGCCCGACTCGGAGCCCCTCCCCCATTGCGTGTTTGTGGCCGCGCAACGGGGCGCCCGGCCTCCGGAGCTGGCATGAGAAGCCGCATCTCAGCCGATCTTGGAAGCTGCGGGTCAAACAGAGTTCCTGGTCAGGTGATCTTCCGGTTGTACGCGCATGAAGACAGGGCCTCTCGGTAGCTCGGGGATGTAAATCGAACCAAGCGATGTCGGGAGGCCCCTTTGTTGTTGTACGCGCCCGCGCACGTTGACTTCAACTCGACCGTCGTGTCATGTGATTGCCTCGCGCACGTGTACGGGAACGCGGCCGATCATCCGGACCGGGTACGCCCGCCGCCAGCGCGGCGATGATCCGATGGTCGATGATCACGCGGATAGGCCGCCGACTGGCCCGGCCACGGGCCGGCGGCCGACGCTGAACATCCCCGACGCTTCCTGGACCAACCACCCGCGCTCCGCCAGGCGTTTCGCCTTCGACCGCACCCCCTCGACCTTCGCCGGCGACGTTTCCAGCCCCAGCGCCACCGCGATGTCCTTGGCCCGCACCGGCCCCTGCCCCCGCCCCGGCCGGTCTTCCAGCACGCCCAGGATCCGCTGGTAGTCCGGCGAGAGAAGGGTCGCAGGCAGCACTTCCCGCCAGGGCGGCACCGTCGTCCCCGACACTGGCGCGGGCGCCGATTCCCCCTCGGCCTCCGTCACGGCGGTGGTCTGGGCAGCGGACACAGCCAGGGCCTCGGCGAGCTCCTCCCGCGCGATCACCCGCCGGTCCAGCTCGATCTCGGCGGCCTCCAGCGCCTGAGCCGCCCGGTCCGCCTCCTCCCGCAGATCCTCGACCCGCTCACGGGCAGCCGCTTCCCGCGCCTCCGGCAATCCCAGCATCGACGCCACCGCGCACCCCTCAACGGGGCGACCGCCTCCCTGACCCGGGATCGGCTGCTGGGCACCGAGGTGGTCGGCTCCGGACGAGCCGCACGGGTCGACCTCAGCCGTCGATCCGTACGGCACTCTCCCCTCAAGCCATCCCGCGGTCCTGGATCAGGAGAATCAGGAGACGCGCTTCAGCTGCCAGGCGTTGTTGTTGAAGCTGGGGTTCGACGAGTAGACGCAGCTGCTGCTGTAGTACGAGCCGGTCTGGACCCAACCCGCAGGCTGGTAAGTGGATGCACAGGCCTGGACCACTGTGCCGACGGGCAGCCCGGTGAGCTGCTTTATCTGCTTGATGTTCGGGCTGAAGCTCTGCGTGCCACAGCTGCTGCTGTAGCCCCAGCTGACGTCGACGTAGCCGGTCGGCGTGAGCACGCTCGCGCAGGACGTGGTGACGTCACCGGGGGCGGCGTGGGCAGGCGCGGCGGTCAGGGCGAACATCGCTGCGGCGCCGACGAGGGCCATACCTGTGGTGCGAAGGCGAGTCATGGGTGGTGGCTCCTTTTGATCACGAACGGCCGGTCAGGCCGAGAAGCCATTACTACGGGTCGCCCATCGGATCCGGAAAGCGACTTTCAAGCCTAAAGATCCACAGCGACCTGATCCTGAACCTGAACCCGGGCCGGACCGGACCGGCGGTGGCGAGGAGGCGGGGCTACCGTCGATGTCATGACTCCTGATTCCCTGCGCTCCGTCACCGTCGAGCGGACCGGTCCGAGCATGTTCACCGCGACCAATTCCCGCGGCGACACGATCACCTTCGGCACCGGATCCGACGGGGGCTTCACCCCCGTCGAACTCCTCCTCGCTGCGATCGGCGGTTGCTCCGCGGCCGACGTGGACGTCGCCACCACCCGGCACGCCGAACCCACCGAGTTCTCCGTCGCCGTCCACGGACACAAGGTCGAGGGCGCGGGCGGCAACCTCATGACGGACCTGGAGGCCGCCTTCACCGTCCGCTTCCCCGAAGGCGAGGCCGGCGACCGGGCCCGTGCGATCCTGCCGCGCGCCGTGAAGACCTCCCACGACAAGCTCTGCACGGTCAGCCGCACGGTGGAAGCCGGAACCCCGGTCACCGTGAAGGTCGTGGACGCGCACTGACCGGCCGTGAGCGGGTGGCGGGGCTGCGGCAGTTCGTGCAGCGGCGCCCGCTGATGCAGCTGCAGCTGCATCAGCGGGTGCGCCTCCGGTATGCGACTGGTCTCGGCGGTGCTCCGGATCGGCCGGTAACAGAGTTGGGACCTTCAGGACGCTCCGTACCCCTGTGAGGGAACACTTTCGGCCGCTACATTGCCCACGGCCCCGTGCGTGCGCGCGCGGGCAGGAGTCGGAGGGGCGGGGGAAATGAGCTCTGGGGTCTTCGGGAAAGTCGGCGGGGCGATCAGCGGGAAGACGGCGGCCTTGCTGGCTGCCGGGGTGCTGGTGGTCGGCGGGGGCGTGGGCGCGGGCGTGTATCTGGCCGCTCAGGGGCCGCACGTCACGGTCGTGCAGCGCAGCGCTTCGGTTCAGGTGCCAGCGGGCGGCGAACAGGCAATCGTGGCGGGGTGCGAGAAGCACGAGACCGCGCTCGGCGGCGGGTACGCGGTCGACGGCAGCGGCTTCGCGACGACCAGCGAGTTCGTCGGTGCGGCGTGGCTGGCGGCGGCGTACAACCCGGGGGCCGCGCCCGTCACCCTCACCTCGTACGCGTTGTGTGTGAACGCCAAACCGGAATTCGCACCGCACAAGGAGTTCACGGACCGGGCGCACGCCTTCAAGGACAACGGGGCGAAGATCACCAACAACGACGCCGGTCCCATCCACGACCTGTCGACGGACGGCCCGTTCGCGGAGGCGTTCCGCAAGGCGGAGGCGAAGCCCACGTGCCCGGGCGGCTTCACGATGGTCGGAGTCGAGTTCCGGGCGGCCCGCAACGTCCCCGGACGAGCGGTGGCGCCCGTACCCATGGACAAGCAGGCCACCTACCAGGTGGCCGGGAAGCCCATGCCCGCGACCTGGAGCATCTCGGTCAATCCGGGTACGGAACTGAGCACGGACTCGTTCCGGCTGTTCAACTCCGAGGCGGTGGAGCGCAAAACCCGGATCCTGGACCCACAGCCTCCGCAGGCGAACTACGCGGTCGACCTGCGGCCGGTCTGCGTCAGGCTGAACGACGTCTCGATCGCCACCGCCACGGTCGCGGTCGGGGCGGGGGGCACCGCCGACGCCACCGTGAAATGTCCCAAGGGCCGGCTGGTACTCGGCGGTGGTTTCCTGTTCCCGGCGGACAACGAGCAGGGCAACGGCCCGCAGCGCTTCCTCGGCGACGGCTGGCTGTACGCGTCGGCGGACGGGCCGACGCCGGGGACGTCGGGCCGGCCCGTGAAGGACTGGCACGTCACCGGTCACAACCAGCAACACGCCGGCAGCGACTACCACGAGACGGTCTGGCTGGAGCATTCCGACGGCGAGACCCTGACGGGCGACGGCTACTTCGACAACCACGCGCACGGCGCCGGCGACAACGAGGTGCGCATCGTCCCCGTACCCGACAGCCAGCGGATGGTCGCGAGCGCCGTGTGCGGCACCATCGACGCCGAGCCCACCTCGCCGGACAAGGGCGCCGCGCCGCCCGCCCTCACCCACCCGGTGCTGCCGCCCGCCGTGGACATCGGGCCCGCCACGGGCACTCCCGCGCCCTCGTCCACCCCGAGCCCCGGCGCCTCCGGCGCTTCCCCGTCGACGAGCCCGAGCGGGTCGCCGGGCGCCTCCCCGACCACCCGTACGCCGACCACGCCCGGCCGGACGCCGAGCGACCCGAACCACCCGCCCACCACACAGCCCGGCAACTCGCCGTCCGCGCAGCCGCAGGCCCCGTCGGTGACCATCGACCAGCCCGGTGGCGGCGGGAAGCTCCGGCGCGGCTGCGAAGAGTCCTTCACCGGTACGGCACACACGCGCCCGGGCAACCGGTCCATCACCGATCCGCAGGCCACCACCTGGCAGATCATCGGCCCGAACGGGCCGGTCACGCTCGGAGCCGGGGCCTCCGGCAGGTTCCTGGTACCGCTGCTGGCGGACGGGACCTACCCGCTCGTCTTCTCGGCGACCGACACGGCCGCCGGGCTGACCGGGAGCGCGCGGATCTCGGTGCAGATCGTGGGGTGCCTGCGGTGACGCGCACGCCGTGTCCTACTCGCCGGTTATGCCCCAGCGGTGCAGGACGGCGGCCTTTCCGTCGTAGGTGAGCCAGGTGCCGTCGCCCAGGGGGCGGGCCAGGCTGTCTACGGGCTGCGGGTAGGCCACCTGACCGCGCACCCGCAGGGTGCGGGCGTCCAGAAGCCAGTGCCGGGCGAGGTCGGGGTCCTCGTCGTACTCGGTGGTCGTGGCTATGACGGTGTCGCCGTCGACGAAGCCGCAGGTGTAGTCCCAGCACGGAAGGTCTTCGTCCTCGAAGTCGTCCGCGTCCTCGGCGTCGTCCGTGTCCTCGGCGTCCTCGGCGTCGGCCGCGTCGGCCGCGTCGGCCGCCGAGGGCTGCCCGGTGGCCAGTACCGTGCCGTCCAGCGCGTGCAGCCTGATGTCGTAGCCGTAGTGTTCGAGCGTCAGGTAGCCGCCGTGCTCCGGGTGGACATCGGCGAGGATCCGGTCCATCGTCTCGTTCAGGTCCCAGCTGGTGACCGTACGCCCGTCCCAGCGCGCCCAGTGCAGCAGGACTCCGTCCTGGCCCATGCCGATGCCCAGTCCCATGTGGACCCCGTCGGGATGGGAGAGGTGGTTCGAGCCGGAGGTCACGCTGTCCAGGGGTACCCGGGCCAGCTCGGCCCCGTCCCGGGCGTCCAGGACGACCCAGCACTCCTCGTACTCCCCCTCCGCGACGACATGCGCCCACACCAGCCGCCCGTCGTCCGAGACCCGGCACGAACCGGACTCGAAGTCCCGGCATATCTGCTGCTCATCGCCGGAGTGGGCGTGCCCGACCTCCTGGTCCCAGCACCCGTGTCCGTACACCCAGAGCGTCACGCCGTCCGCGCCGACGGCCCGTACGGACCGCTGGCCCGAGAAGACGGCGAAGGAGCCGTCCGGGCTCACCGAGTGCTCCCCACGGGTCCAGCCCGGCCAGGGGACCGGGAAGGCGGCGACCGGCGCCCGCTCCCCCGCCCACAGTGCGTCCAGGTCGTACACCTCCAGCGCGTCGCCGCAGCGCAGCAGCGCGCGGCGCCGGCCGTCGCCCCGCGACTCCAGGGCGAAGCCGTTGGTCAGTCCGTCCCCGCCGGACAGGGGAACCGAATCGAGCAGTCGTACGGAAATCGTCATGGCCAGAAGGTAGCGCCCGGCACCGACAACGCCCTGCCCGGGCCAACCGCCTGGAGGCGGCCGTGGTCGCTCCCCGGACCTTCGACACCCAGGGCTTCCCGTGGTCGTCGCACAGCCTCAACAGCGGGAGCCGTCAGGGGCCGTTGCCCGCCCGTAGTCTCGGGCCGTGCACGAAAACGAGATCAAACTCAAAGCCATCGCGGCGCTCACCGCCCTGCGCTCGGATGTCGGCGAAGACCTCGCCTCCGAACTCCTCGCCGAGGTGATCCCCAGCCGCTTCCTGGTGCCGGCGGAAGGCGGCCCCGAGGAGATCGGCGGCGCCGTGCTCGATCAGCTTTCCGCGCCGCTGAGCGCTCTCGTCAACGGTTTCATCGCCGCCTTCGCGGCAGTCGCCGACGCATACGACGAAACCGACACGGAGCCCGGTACCGGCGAAATCCTCCAGGAACTCGCCCTCCGTCTCGCCCGTGAGGGTGGTGGGCAGTCGCACTGACCACCACCTGGGCGACGCCGCCAGGGCTCGCGGCGCGCACGGCTCTGCACAGCCGCGGTCCGGAGCGCTGCTTTGGCGGGGCAGGCCCGTTCTCGGTACGCTGGAAAGGAGTCTTTGCGCCAGCCGACCCTGCTCCGAGCGGGTCGGCCCCAGCGGCCGCAGCGCATTCTGCCGTTCAAGGCGGCGGCCGCCCCTGCACGTAGTGGGCAGGTGTTTCCATGGACCTCAACACCATCAGCGAAGTCGTCCGGCGACCGGCCGACCGGCCGGGCGCCGACTGGCGCGAGGGCGATGCCTGGCTCGCCGGCGGGACGTGGCTGTTCTCCGCCGAGCAGCCCGGCTTGCGCCGCCTGGTCGACCTGACCGCGCTGGGCTGGGATCCCCTCGTGCCGAGCGGCGCGGGCCTGGAGATCGGCGCCACGTGCACCATCCGGGACCTGTACGCCTTCACGCCTCCGGCCGACTGGACCGCGGGCCCCCTCTTCGCGCGGTGCTGCGAGGCGTTCCTGTCCTCGTTCAAGGTCTGGAACTCGGCGACCGTCGGCGGAAACATCTGCATGTCCCTGCCGGCCGGTCCCATGATCACGCTGACGGTCGCGCTTGAGGCCACGTACGAGCTGTGGGCCCCCGACGGGTCCGTGCGCACCGTCGATGCCCTCGACTTCGTGACCGGGAACAACCGGAACGTCCTCGCTCCCGGGGAGATCCTGCGGCGCGTCCGCATTCCGGCGCGTGCCCTGCGGGGGCGCACCGCCCACCGCCTCTTCACGCTGACCCGCCTGGGCCGTTCGACGGTCTTCCTCGTCGGTACGCAAACGCCGGGAACGGGCGACCTGCTCCTCACCGTCACCGCCGGCACCACCCGCCCGGTGCGCATCGCCTTCGACACCGTGCCGGATGCCCGCACGCTTCAGGAGAGCATCAACGTCATCCCCGCCGACGTCTGGTTCGCCGACCCCAACGGGACCCCGGACCACCGCCACCACCTCACCCTGCACTTCGCTGAAGAGATCCGTCACGAGCTCATGGCTGGGGGCGCGGCATGACGTACTCCGTGAACGGCAGGAGCTTCTCCGAGGAACCGGACCCCGGCCAGTGTCTGCGTACGTTCCTGCGCGCGCTCGGCCACTTCGGCGTCAAGAAGGGCTGCGACTCCGGCGACTGCGGCGCGTGCACGGTGTGGCTGGACGGCGTTCCGGTCCACAGCTGCATCACCCCCGCCTTCCGCGCCGAAGGCCATGAGGTGACCACGATCGAGGGTCTCGGTTCACCCGGCGACCTGCATCCCGCGCAGCGCCGGTTCCGGGACGCCCCGGGCTTCCAGTGCGGGTTCTGCACCGCCGGGATGATCATGACCTCGGCGACGTTCACCGAGGCGCAGAAGGCTGACCTGCCCCGGGCGTTGAAGGGAAATCTCTGCCGCTGCACCGGCTACCGGGCGATCGAGGACGCGGTGAAGGGCGTCGTCGGTGTGGAGAGTGCCGCGCCGGGTCGGGCCGTCGGAACGAGCGTCGGTGCGCCGGCGGCCGACGACGTGGTGACCGGTCGCGCCGAATTCACGATGGACACCCACATGGAAGGGATGCTGCACCTCAAAGTGCTGCACTCGCCGCACGCGCACGCCCGCATCGTCTCGGTCGACAAGACCGCCGCGCTGGCGGTCCCCGGCGTCCATCGCGTCTACACCTGGGAGG
This is a stretch of genomic DNA from Streptomyces sp. NBC_00536. It encodes these proteins:
- a CDS encoding MFS transporter is translated as MINSRAEGAGSRPPLVTRPLLLRFVSVIGASTSFYLLLSVVPLYAEVCGGRYAAGLATGALMLATVGGGLATPRFVARFGYRLALVAGLVLLGTPTLVLTASGSTVWITAVCVVRGLGFAFTVVAGGALTASLIPPERRGEGLALVGIMSGVPSLVALPLGVWLVGHVGYVPVCIAGAVAALAAIVSVPGLPDREPASGRSIGVLAGFRTAALLRPAVVFSATALAAGITVTFLPLAVPSASTGVVAMALFVQSAASTAARWVAGRHGDRHGPASLVLPGLVVSAAGTLLTSLTHSPVAVVVGVALFGVGFGVTQNATLTLMYARVPVSGYGTVSALWNFAYDAGMGVGAVGFGVLAGQTGYPLAFTLTAALMLTALAPAWRDRLANGSRR
- the pdxR gene encoding MocR-like pyridoxine biosynthesis transcription factor PdxR, coding for MPLEWSGLSPDLLLVIDRDSGEPLRSQLELRLRDAIRTGRLQIGERLPSSRELARMLGLSRGLVQDCYAQLQAEGYLVTRVGSATRVAAGAGAPPAPTSPPSAPPRLVADFKWGVPDLSSFPLADWLWATREAARTMPTAALDYGDPRGNVALREVMAGYLRRVRAAAADPERIVICSGYAQGLGLALHALARTGVRTVAYEDPGSPATISSAASWAGLSAIPVPVDERGIDVQALAATDARAVVMTPAHQWPTGVALAPERRLALIEWARSRDAVVIEDDYDAEFRYDREPLGALQGLAADRVISIGTVSKSLAPALRIGWMLCPPALTELIIEHKQLNDRGSPTLDQLALARMIESGRFDRHLRRMRTTYAARRTTLVAALAEHAPEVRVTGLAAGFHAVAHLHGPADEQDLIAAAHSRSVGLYGMSTCRSSHATEPVQLILGFGNVGERAITAGITAVGGLLRGRYPASQVRPTLGDDYPATTVRTCST
- a CDS encoding FAD binding domain-containing protein produces the protein MDLNTISEVVRRPADRPGADWREGDAWLAGGTWLFSAEQPGLRRLVDLTALGWDPLVPSGAGLEIGATCTIRDLYAFTPPADWTAGPLFARCCEAFLSSFKVWNSATVGGNICMSLPAGPMITLTVALEATYELWAPDGSVRTVDALDFVTGNNRNVLAPGEILRRVRIPARALRGRTAHRLFTLTRLGRSTVFLVGTQTPGTGDLLLTVTAGTTRPVRIAFDTVPDARTLQESINVIPADVWFADPNGTPDHRHHLTLHFAEEIRHELMAGGAA
- a CDS encoding OsmC family protein, producing the protein MTPDSLRSVTVERTGPSMFTATNSRGDTITFGTGSDGGFTPVELLLAAIGGCSAADVDVATTRHAEPTEFSVAVHGHKVEGAGGNLMTDLEAAFTVRFPEGEAGDRARAILPRAVKTSHDKLCTVSRTVEAGTPVTVKVVDAH
- a CDS encoding maleylpyruvate isomerase family mycothiol-dependent enzyme; the encoded protein is MLDIIEEVTRSGARITATLDALTDLEMRAPSTLAGWTRGHVITHLARSIDAYGWLLAVARTGIERAPRTDAKSLARTVREGADRPAAELATDLRSRLAHLAEDATSMPVERWDTLVTALAGWRHPAWYTLHRCWRELETHHVDLNAGYRTTDWPSTYVTWALDDTITALAALGLPVARVNAFDIGRSWTLSPTGPNITGSGHALLGWLSGRALDPPLTSDHPLPVPPDWPLPPAPGWS
- a CDS encoding ketopantoate reductase family protein → MTTNTVTVAILGPGGVGGLIGALLARDGHRVVCLAGEETTAVLRREGLRVQSTQYGGFTTPVEADTLLREPVDVTFVTVKQTALPAALDRVPPQVLGDGIVVPLLNGLDHLAALRRHYPAGQVVAGTIRVEATRTSPGRIAHTSPFTALELAAPLADLASHLRHAGLDVTLRTDESTMLWDKLSFLAPFALLSTRYQSAVGAIRDERRSELLAVLDEITAVARAAGTPVTAEAVLSFFDRAPEMMKSSMQRDAENGHPIELDAIGGAVLRAAATHRIETPITARLVAELVPTANQ
- a CDS encoding RidA family protein: MMQHFVRPDGTPPVNGYSHAVAFTGPMIAVSGQVPVDAHGRVVGAGDTAAQVRQVFANLVTALEAAGAAMDYVVKLTVFLTNLADLDTFRQVRDEYLDTARPPACSLVKVAGLVHPAFRVEIDALAVLPAGA